In Balaenoptera acutorostrata chromosome 19, mBalAcu1.1, whole genome shotgun sequence, the following proteins share a genomic window:
- the PIEZO1 gene encoding piezo-type mechanosensitive ion channel component 1 isoform X4, translating to MPAYHAPPGPASGAELQHLGHHLPTHRGHEAGPEGRAQRHPPGGPRPGCPGGLLLVPWRLQAPHAEGPAEPARPGAGIAHPSAFSSVYFLLFLTICTWWACHFPISPLGFSALCVMVGCFGTGHLLCLYCYQTPLAQSVLPPASIWARVFGLKDFVAPANCSSPNVLVLNTSHDWPVYVSPGILLLLCYTVTSLLKLRVRQPADWGKEAAGDEEEREVELTEVDRWPQGQARAAATKEEEATQHTMPVPVPPDPEDNCIVHDLTGHSAVQQRPPHPRLTGLKETSPLHGLGHLVMDQSYVCALIAMMVWSITYHSWLTFVLLLWACLIWTVRSRHQTAMLCSPFILLYGLALCSLRYVWAMDLQPELPTALGPVSLRQLGLEHTRYPCLDLGAMLLCTLTFWLLLRQFVKEKLLKRARDPVALTEVTVAATEPVRTRTLLRSLGELVRGVYAKYWVYVCAGMFIVVSFAGRLVVYKIVYMLLFLLCLTLFQVYYSLWRKLLKAFWWLVVAYTMLVLVAVYTFQFQDFPAYWRNLTGLTDEQLGDLGLEQFSVSELFSSILVPGFFLLACILQLHYFHRPFMQLTDPEHRPPPSARTLRRAHRQDTVSGTPLLQQEEEEAAPRDEGLGVASPHQAIQVPEASKWGLVAERLLDLAASFSDVLTRTQVLTRRLLELHVFKLVALYTVWVALEEVSVLNFLLVVLWAFALPYPRFRPMASCLATVWTCVIIVCKMLYQLKVVSPHEYASNCTEPFPNSTNLQKTEIHESLLYRGPIDPANWFGVRKGFPNLGYIQNHLQILLLLVFEAVVYRCQDYHRRRHALAPLPAQAVCADGTRQRLDRDLPSCLKYFVNFFFYKFGLEICFLMAVNVIGQRMNFMVILHGCWLVAILTRRRREAIARLWPNYCLFLALFLLYQYLLCLGIPPALCIDYPWRWSRAVPVNSALIRWLYLPDFFSAPNATNLISDVLLLLCAAQQWQVFLAERTEEWQLMGGVNTDRLEPLQGEPNPVPNFIHCRSYLDMLKVAIFRYLFWLVLVVVFVTGATRVSIFGLGYLLACFYLLLFGTSLQQKDTRARLVLWDCLILYNVTVIVSKNMLSLLSCVFVEQMQSSFCWVIQLFSLVCTVKGYYNPKEMLGRDQDCLLPVEEAGVLWDSVCFLFLLLQRRVFLSYYFLHVRAELRATALQASRGFALYNAANLKTIELHRRAEEKSLAQLKRQMERIRAKQEKHRQGRAGRGHLQGALDPSQEPGPGSPGGSSSPRPQWWRPWLDHATVIHSGDYFLFESDSEEEEEAQPEDPRPSAQSAFQMAYQAWVTNAQTVLHQQRRERAEQLPTGGDPGQEAELAESLEDEVAGRSHVMQRALSTMQLLWVLGQALVDGLTRWLHDFTRHHRATSDVLRAERYLLTQELLRGGEVRRDVLDQLYASEAEMIRDALSTPPRPAPEPEGSAGHLVTLPSCSGLGAEEPLSSVTEDISSPLSTSYNTHSSSEEMVTEPRASLHGSRELPAGGRTRMRTASELLLDRCLHIPELEEAERFAAGQGRALRLLEAVYQCVAAHSELLCYFVIILNHMVTASTASLVLPVLVFLWATLSIPRPSKRFWMTAIVFTEVTVVAKYLFQFGFFPWNSHAVLRRYENKPYFPPRILGLEKSDSYVKYDLLQLMVLFFHRAQLLCYGLWDHDEDPLSKERDRGGGKDKGAEEEPALLGPHGEPGAARAPTEDDIPVEAKDTPPEPRDERRVSLHLRRRRKESTEPRGRAATEGEDGKEVGAEAAAAESEKRRSRLRERVRALGLRLQSFCLSLARSTYWPVRRFFHDILHTQYRAATDVYALMFLADVVDFVIIIFGFWAFGKHSAATDITSSLSDDQVPEAFLVMLLIQFGTMVVDRALYLRKTVLGKLAFQVVLVLAVHLWMFFILPAVTERMFSQNAVAQLWYFVKCIYFALSAYQIRCGYPTRILGNFLTKKYNHLNLFLFQGFRLVPFLVELRAVMDWVWTDTTLSLSNWMCVEDIYANIFIIKCSRETEKRYPQPKGQKKKKIVKYGMGGLIILFLVAIIWFPLLFMSLVRSVVGVVNQPTDVTVTLKLGGYEPLFTMSAQQPSIVPFTRQAYEELSKQFDPHPLAMQFISQYGPEDIVTAQIEGSSGALWRVSPPSRAQMKRELYNGTADVTLRFTWNFQRDLAKGGTVEYTNEKHTLGLAPNSTARRQLASLLEGTSDQSVVIPHLFPKYIRAPNGPEANPVKQLQPNEEADYLGVRVQLRRERVGSGAAGLLEWWVIELQDCQADCNLLPMVIFSDKVSPPSLGFLAGYGIMGLYVSIVLVIGKFVRGFFSEISHSIMFEELPCVDRILKLCQDIFLVRETRELELEEELYAKLIFLYRSPETMIKWTRDKD from the exons ATGCCTGCATACCATGCCCCACCTGGACCAGCTTCTGGGGCCGAGCT GCAGcacctgggacaccatctcccgACACATAGGGGTCACGAG GCTGGACCTGAAGGACGTGCCCAGCGCCATCCGCCTGGTGGCCCCCGACCTGGGTGTCCTGGCGGCCTCCTCCTTGTGCCTTGGCGTCTGCAGGCGCCGCACGCAGAAGGCCCGGCGGAGCCAGCGCGCCCAGGAGCCG GCATCGCCCACCCCTCAGCCTTCTCCAGTGTCTACTTCCTGCTCTTCCTGACCATCTGCACCTGGTGGGCCTGCCACTTTCCCATCAGCCCCCTGGGCTTCAGTGCACTCTGCGTCATGGTGGGCTGCTTTGGCACCGGCCATCTCCTCTGCCTCTACTGCTACCAGACGCCCCTCGCCCAGTCTGTGCTCCCACCTGCCAGCATCTGGGCCAG GGTGTTCGGTCTCAAGGACTTCGTGGCCCCCGCCAACTGCTCCAGCCCCAACGTGCTGGTCCTCAACACCAGCCACGACTGGCCCGTCTACGTGAGCCCCGGCATTTTACTGCTTCTCTGCTACACCGTGACCTCGCTCCTGAAGCTCCGAGTGCGCCAGCCCGCGGACTGG GGGAAGGAGGCGGCCGGGGACGAGGAGGAGCGGGAGGTGGAGCTGACCGAGGTGGACCGGTGGCCCCAGGGCCAGGCCAGGGCTGCAGCCACCAAGGAGGAGGAGGCCACCCAG CACACGATGCCCGTGCCCGTGCCGCCGGACCCTGAGGACAACTGCATCGTGCACGACCTCACGGGCCACAGCGCTGTCCAGCAGCGGCCCC CGCACCCCAGGCTGACTGGGCTTAAGGAGACGTCTCCGTTGCACGGCCTGGGCCACCTCGTCATGGACCAGAGCTACGTGTGTGCCCTCATTGCCATGATG GTGTGGAGCATCACGTATCACAGCTGGCTGACCTTCGTGCTGCTGCTCTGGGCCTGTCTCATCTGGACCGTACGCAGCCGCCACCAGACGGCCATGCTCTGCTCGCCGTTCATCCTGCTCTACGGGCTGGCGCTCTGCAGCCTGCGCTACGTGTGGGCCATGGACCTGCAGCCCGAGCTGCCCACCGCCCTGGGCCCCGTCAGCCTGCgccagctggggctggagcacaCCCGCTACCCCTGCCTGGACCTGGGCGCCATG CTGCTGTGCACCCTGACCTTCTGGCTCCTGCTGCGGCAGTTTGTGAAGGAGAAGCTGCTGAAGAGGGCGCGGGACCCCGTGGCGCTGACGGAGGTCACCGTGGCCGCCACAG AGCCCGTGCGGACGCGGACGCTGCTGCGGAGCCTGGGGGAGCTGGTCAGGGGCGTGTACGCCAAGTACTGGGTCTACGTGTGCGCCGGCATGTTTATCGTGGTCAGCTTCGCCGGCCGCCTTGTCGTGTACAAGATCGTCTACATGCTCCTCTTCCTGCTCTGCCTCACCCTCTTCCAG GTCTACTACAGCCTGTGGCGGAAGCTGCTCAAGGCGTTCTGGTGGCTGGTGGTGGCCTACACCATGCTGGTGCTGGTGGCCGTCTACACCTTCCAGTTCCAGGACTTCCCCGCCTACTGGCGCAACCTGACCGGCCTCACGGATGAGCA GCTGGGGGACCTGGGCCTGGAGCAGTTCAGCGTGTCCGAGCTCTTCTCCAGCATCCTGGTGCCTGGCTTCTTCCTGCTCGCCTGCATCCTGCAGCTGCACTACTTCCACAGGCCTTTCATGCAGCTCACCGACCCCGAGCACCGCCCCCCGCCCAGCGCCCGCACCCTGCGCCGGGCTCACAG GCAGGACACGGTGAGCGGGacccccctgctgcagcaagaggaagaggaggcgGCACCCAGAGACGAGGGGCTGGGCGTGGCCAGCCCCCACCAGGCCATACAGGTCCCGGAGG ccaGCAAGTGGGGCCTGGTGGCAGAGCGGCTACTGGACCTGGCCGCCAGCTTCTCGGACGTCCTCACCCGCACGCAAGTGCTCACGCGGCGCCTGCTGGAGCTGCACGTCTTTAAGCTAGTGGCCCTGTACACCGTGTGGGTGGCCCTGGAGGAG GTGTCGGTGCTGAACTTCCTGCTGGTCGTGCTCTGGGCCTTCGCCCTGCCCTACCCCCGCTTCCGGCCCATGGCCTCCTGCCTAGCCACCGTGTGGACCTGTGTCATCATCGTATGCAAGATGCTGTACCAGCTGAAGGTCGTCAGCCCCCACGAGTACGCCAGCAACTGCACCGAG ccctttccCAACAGCACGAACCTGCAGAAGACGGAGATCCACGAGTCCTTGCTGTACCGGGGACCCATCGACCCCGCCAACTGGTTTGGGGTGCGGAAGGGCTTCCCGAACCTGGGCTACATCCAA AACCACCTGCAgatcctgctgctgctggtgttCGAGGCCGTGGTGTACCGGTGCCAGGACTACCACCGCCGCCGGCACGCGCTGGCCCCGCTGCCAGCCCAGGCCGTCTGCGCCGACGGCACCCGCCAGCGCCTGGACCGCGACCTGCCCAGCTGCCTCAAGTACTTCGTCAACTTCTTCTTCTACAAATTTGGGCTGGAG ATCTGCTTCCTGATGGCCGTGAACGTGATTGGGCAGCGCATGAACTTCATGGTCATCCTGCACGGCTGCTGGCTGGTGGCCATCCTCACCCGCCGGCGCCGTGAGGCCATCGCCCGCCTCTGGCCCAACTACTGCCTCTTCCTGGCGCTCTTCCTGCTCTACCAGTACCTGCTGTGCCTGGGCATCCCCCCCGCCCTGTGCATCG ACTACCCGTGGCGCTGGAGCCGGGCTGTCCCCGTGAACTCTGCCCTGATCCGGTGGCTCTACCTGCCTGACTTCTTCAGTGCCCCCAACGCCACCAACCTCATCA GTGATGTCCTCCTGCTGCTCTGCGCCGCCCAGCAGTGGCAGGTGTTCTTGGCCGAGCGCACGGAGGAATGGCAGCTCATGGGAGGCGTTAACACTGACCGCTTGGAGCCGCTGCAAGGGGAGCCCAACCCCGTGCCCAACTTCATCCACTGCAG GTCCTACCTCGACATGCTGAAGGTGGCCATCTTCCGCTACCTCTTCTggctggtgctggtggtggtgttcGTCACGGGCGCCACGCGCGTCAGCATCTTCGGGCTGGGCTACCTGCTGGCCTGCTTCTACCTGCTGCTGTTCGGCACCAGCCTGCAGCAGAAGGACACGCGCGCCCGCCTCGTGCTGTGGGACTGCCTCATTCTCTACAATGTTACCGTCATCGTCTCCAAGAACATGCTCTCG CTGCTGTCCTGCGTCTTCGTGGAGCAGATGCAGAGCAGCTTCTGCTGGGTCATCCAGCTCTTCAGCCTCGTGTGCACGGTCAAAGGCTACTACAACC CCAAGGAGATGCTGGGCCGCGACCAGGACTGCCTGCTGCCGGTGGAGGAGGCGGGCGTCCTGTGGGACAGCGTCTGCTTCCTGTTCCTGCTGCTGCAGCGCCGCGTCTTCCTCAGCTACTACTTCTTGCACGTCCGGGCCGAGCTCCGCGCCACTGCCCTGCAGGCCTCCAG GGGCTTTGCCCTCTACAACGCTGCCAACCTCAAGACCATCGAGCTCCACCGCAGGGCGGAGGAGAAGTCGCTGGCCCAGCTGAAAAGACA GATGGAGCGCATCCGGGCCAAGCAGGAGAAGCACAGGCAGGGCCGGGCCGGCCGCGGCCACCTTCAGGGCGCCCTGGACCCCAGCCAGGAGCCAG GGCCCGGCAGTCCAGGGGGCTCCTCCTCGCCACGGCCACAGTGGTGGCGGCCCTGGCTGGACCACGCCACAG TCATCCACTCCGGGGACTACTTCCTGTTCGAGTCTGacagcgaggaggaggaggaggcccagCCTGAGGACCCCCGGCCGTCAGCACAGAGTGCCTTCCAG ATGGCGTACCAGGCGTGGGTGACCAACGCCCAGACTGTGCTGCACCAGCAGCGGCGGGAGCGGGCAGAGCAGCTGCCCACAG GAGGCGACCCAGGCCAGGAGGCAGAGCTGGCGGAGAGCTTGGAGGATGAGGTGGCCG GCCGCAGCCACGTGATGCAGCGCGCGCTGAGCACCATGCAGCTCCTGTGGGTGCTGGGCCAGGCGCTGGTGGACGGGCTGACGCGCTGGCTGCATGACTTCACGCGGCACCACCGCGCCACGAGCGACGTGCTGCGCGCGGAACGCTATCTGCTCACACAGGAGCTGCTGCGG GGCGGAGAGGTGCGGCGGGACGTGCTGGACCAGCTGTACGCCAGTGAAGCTGAAATGATCCGTGATGCGCTGAGCACACCACCGAG GCCCGCCCCAGAGCCCGAGGGGAGCGCAGGCCACCTTGTGACCCTGCCCTCCTGCAGCGGGCTGGGGGCGGAGGAGCCACTGAGCAGCGTGACCGAGGACATCAGCAGCCCCCTGAGCACCAGCTACAACACCCACAGCAGCAGCGAAGAGATGGTCACTGAGCCCAGGGCTTCGCTGCACGGCTCCCGGGAGCTTCCCGCCGGCGGCCGCACCAGAATGCGCACAGCCAGCGAGCTGCTCCTGGACAG GTGCCTGCACATCCCGGAGCTGGAGGAGGCTGAGCGGTTCGCGGCAGGACAGGGCCGCGCGCTGCGGCTGCTGGAGGCCGTGTACCAGTGCGTGGCCGCCCACTCGGAGCTGCTCTGCTACTTCGTCATCATCCTCAACCACATGGTCACCGCCTCGACCGCCTCCCTGGTGCTGCCCGTGCTGGTCTTCCTGTGGGCCACGCTGTCCATCCCACGGCCCAGCAAGCGCTTCTGGATGACAGCCATTGTTTTCACCGAG GTCACGGTGGTCGCCAAGTACCTGTTCCAGTTTGGCTTCTTCCCCTGGAACAGCCACGCCGTGCTGCGGCGCTACGAAAACAAGCCCTACTTCCCGCCACGCATCCTGGGCCTGGAGAAGAGCGACAGCTACGTCAAGTACGACCTGCTGCAGCTCATGGTGCTCTTCTTCCACCGCGCCCAGCTGCTG TGCTACGGCCTCTGGGACCACGACGAGGACCCTCTCTCGAAGGAGCGTGACAGGGGTGGTGGGAAGGACAAGGGGGCTGAGGAGGAGCCGGCCCTGCTGGGACCCCACGGGGAGCCAGGAGCGGCCAGGGCCCCCACTGAGGACGACATCCCGGTGGAAGCAAAGGACACGCCCCCAGAGCCCCGTGACGAGAGGCGCGTCAGCCTGCATctcaggaggaggagaaaggagagcacAGAACCCAGAGGACGGGCAGCCACTG AAGGCGAGGACGGCAAGGAGGTGGGAGCGGAGGCGGCGGCTGCAGAGAGCGAGAAGAGGCGGAGCCGCCTCCGCGAAAGAGTGAGGGCCCTGGGGCTCCGGCTGCAGAGCTTCTGCCTGTCTCT GGCCCGGAGCACATACTGGCCGGTGCGGCGCTTCTTCCACGACATCCTGCACACTCAGTACAGGGCGGCCACTGACGTCTACGCCCTCATGTTCCTGGCCGACGTCGTCGACTTCGTCATCATCATCTTCGGATTCTGGGCCTTTGGG AAGCACTCGGCGGCCACAGACATCACGTCTTCCCTGTCAGACGACCAGGTGCCGGAGGCCTTCCTGGTCATGTTGCTGATCCAGTTCGGCACCATGGTCGTGGACCGCGCCCTCTACCTGCGCAAGACCGTGCTGGGCAAGCTGGCCTTCCAGGTCGTCCTGGTGCTGGCCGTGCACCTCTGGATGTTCTTCATCCTGCCCGCTGTCACCGAGCG GATGTTCAGCCAGAACGCGGTGGCCCAGCTGTGGTACTTCGTCAAATGCATCTACTTCGCCCTGTCTGCCTACCAGATCCGCTGCGGCTACCCCACCCGCATCCTCGGCAACTTCCTCACCAAGAAGTACAACCACCTGaacctcttcctcttccaggG CTTCCGGCTGGTGCCGTTCCTGGTGGAGCTGCGGGCTGTGATGGACTGGGTGTGGACGGACACCACGCTGTCCCTGTCCAACTGGATGTGCGTGGAGGACATCTATGCCAACATCTTCATCATCAAGTGCAGCCGCGAGACAGAAAAG cgaTACCCACAGCCCAAGgggcagaagaagaagaagatcgTCAAGTACGGCATGGGCGGCCTCATCATCCTGTTCCTCGTGGCCATCATCTGGTTCCCGCTGCTCTTCATGTCCCTCGTGCGGTCCGTGGTCGGCGTCGTCAACCAGCCCACTGACGTCACCGTCACCCTCAAGCTGGGTGGCTACGAG CCCCTGTTCACCATGAGCGCCCAGCAGCCGTCCATCGTGCCCTTCACGCGCCAGGCCTATGAGGAGCTGTCCAAGCAGTTTGACCCTCACCCG CTGGCCATGCAGTTCATCAGCCAGTACGGCCCCGAGGACATCGTCACGGCGCAGATCGAGGGGAGCTCCGGGGCGCTTTGGCGCGTCAGCCCGCCAAGCCGGGCGCAGATGAAACGGGAGCTGTATAACGGCACCGCCGACGTCACCTTGCGCTTCACCTGGAACTTCCAGAG GGACCTGGCCAAGGGCGGCACGGTGGAGTACACCAACGAGAAGCACACCCTGGGCCTGGCCCCCAACAGCACCGCCCGGAGGCAGCTGGCCAGCCTGCTGGAGGGCACCTCGGACCAGTCCGT GGTCATCCCCCACCTCTTCCCCAAGTACATCCGTGCCCCCAACGGGCCTGAAGCCAACCCCGTGAAGCAGCTGCAGCCCA ATGAGGAGGCCGATTACCTCGGCGTGCGCGTCCAGCTGCGCAGGGAGCGAGTGGGCTCGGGGGCAGCCGGCCTCCTCGAGTGGTGGGTCATCGAGCTGCAGGACTGCCAGGCTGACTGCAACCTGCTGCCCATGGTCATCTTCAGCGACAAGGTCAGCCCGCCCAGCCTGGGCTTCCTGGCCGGCTACGG CATCATGGGGCTGTACGTGTCCATCGTGCTGGTCATCGGCAAGTTCGTGCGCGGCTTCTTCAGCGAGATCTCACACTCCATCATGTTTGAGGAGCTGCCGTGCGTGGACCGCATCCTCAAGCTCTGCCAGGACATCTTCCTGGTGCGGGAGACgcgggagctggagctggaggaggagctgtACGCCAAACTCATCTTCCTGTACCGCTCGCCCgagaccatgatcaagtggacgCGCGACAAGGACTAG